The Tigriopus californicus strain San Diego chromosome 5, Tcal_SD_v2.1, whole genome shotgun sequence genome includes a region encoding these proteins:
- the LOC131880037 gene encoding short transient receptor potential channel 5-like isoform X3 — MGNESSTPLERFYRDDSVLGSYNESKVESEFLDFIRNDDPESILKVIDDPGKTVTLSQNWNFIKRCTKEVVGTGNKELIRAVLEVLTDTNPKSFDVGELFIMETLEAGESDLVICVLEYWMNHDLISSEALQGVSNALDVIHNSVYFAANRRLKDTTTLILAQTAVYCATVDQATQILQDVLQWHEEHSDVVGQSTKLNADAMIHAALEDDRERLAILYSYGYRLGTDTDRRINKDYLKRIKLFKARASPVYKSVVFENSKDIYKDDPLKKCFEYARQARINADKIQDFTKEYTDIAKKCEEFAKGLLDRCTTKHEVQTLLQTRSYRGHTDANFNIAILDGHKEFVAHEKFQQLLHKKWGQRDRLQSSNVPSYNIFWSEKSSLSKAIHILLQVVVFIFLPIVYCIPMFGQCGRRVKILNWFLQQGQIPVNRFIYGEISKGLFFLIVLLTLISEDDVEWYDLLAVCWILSYLLENFRTIHRLYRFGGSSDSKRIFKRWCTFRNLYILATDIVFLVSLILRSVAHFSDQCRAGCPYKGNEIAFVAASIWSFAAVLCFLRSIQGGLMWRQTGPVIISISYMILDVLVFLFVFVIVYIAFTLAMVYVYHVYSDDRTKYFNSYKMAFKLFFWAMIRTGNPQYADILVYNSTKTFNTTCLQSLVSGVMSLSENLSPSEVEACSTGFAKGEIEEGIPYIAGNTLWAFYQFTVVIVLLSILRARMVNTYHRVFKEADVQWKFFRASIWWKYLDEDSILPPPYTILYFLHRLAKFLNPGFKECQKNHTEDTPQGRRNKHDLEELIELDKREFEKRYKTLMLMLISPQHTNKNLNRHNNWTSKMSRPMEVLHMISD, encoded by the exons ATGGGGAACGAGTCTTCGACACCCCTTGAAAG GTTCTACCGAGATGATTCCGTCCTTGGGTCTTATAACGAGTCCAAAGTGGAATCGGAGTTCTTGGACTTCATTCGAAATGACGATCCAGAATCCATTTTGAAAGTCATCGATGATCCGGGAAAGACGGTGACCCTCTCACAAAACTGGAACTTCATCAAGCGATGCACCAAAGAGGTGGTTGGAACCGGGAACAAGGAACTTATTAG AGCTGTGCTCGAGGTCTTGACGGACACCAACCCAAAGTCTTTTGATGTTGGGGAGCTTTTCATAATGGAGACACTGGAAGCCGGCGAAAGTGACTTGGTCATTTGTGTCCTGGAATATTGGATGAACCATGACTTG ATCTCGTCAGAGGCTTTGCAG GGCGTTTCTAATGCGCTAGACGTGATCCATAATAGTGTTTACTTTGCTGCCAACCGAAGACTTAAGGACACAACTACGTTAATATTAGCTCAAACGGCTGTCTACTGCGCCACTGTGGATCAAGCAACTCAAATACTCCAG GATGTCCTTCAATGGCATGAAGAGCACTCCGACGTGGTGGGACAGAGCACCAAATTGAATGCTGACGCCATGATCCATGCGGCCTTGGAAGACGACCGAGAGCGCCTGGCCATTTTATACTCGTATGGTTATCGTCTTGGGACAGACACAGATCGGAGGATAAACAAGGACTATTTAAAGCGGATCAAGTTGTTCAAAGCCCGGGCTAGTCCTGTGTACAAGAGTGTGGTCTTTGAGAACTCTAAGGACATCTACAAGGACGACCCACTGAAGAAGTGCTTTGAGTATGCACGTCAGGCGAGGATCAACGCGGATAAAATACAGGATTTCACTAAGGAGTACACGGACATTGCCAAGAAATGTGAGGAATTCGCCAAGGGCCTATTGGATCGGTGTACCACCAAACACGAGGTGCAGACCCTTCTGCAAACGCGTTCCTATCGCGGTCACACGGACGCCAATTTTAACATTGCCATTTTGGACGGGCACAAAGAATTCGTGGCTCATGAGAAGTTCCAACAACTCCTGCATAAGAAATGGGGCCAACGAGACCGACTCCAATCCAGTAATGTGCCCAGTTACAATATATTTTGGTCCGAGAAGAGCAGCCTTTCGAAGGCCATCCATATTCTGCTTCAAGTGGTGGTGTTTATCTTCCTTCCGATTGTTTACTGTATACCAATGTTTGGCCAATGTGGACGAAGGGTCAAGATCTTGAACTGGTTTCTCCAGCAAGGCCAGATCCCCGTGAATCGATTCATTTACGGCGAGATCTCCAAAGGTTTGTTCTTTCTGATCGTGTTGTTGACCTTGATCTCCGAAGACGACGTCGAGTGGTATGATCTATTGGCCGTATGTTGGatcctttcgtaccttctggAAAATTTTCGAACCATCCATCGCCTATACCGGTTCGGGGGATCCAGTGATAGTAAGCGGATCTTCAAACGATGGTGCACCTTCAGGAACCTGTACATCCTGGCCACGGACATCGTGTTCCTTGTGTCGCTCATCCTGAGATCGGTGGCTCATTTCAGCGACCAATGCCGAGCGGGTTGTCCGTACAAGGGCAACGAGATCGCCTTTGTGGCAGCCTCCATTTGGAGCTTCGCTGCGGTTCTGTGCTTCTTGCGGTCCATCCAAGGTGGTCTCATGTGGCGACAAACGGGTCCGGTCATCATCAGCATCTCCTACATGATCTTGGATGTGTTGGTGTTCCTCTTTGTGTTTGTGATTGTATACATTGCGTTCACGCTCGCGATGGTCTATGTTTATCATGTGTACTCGGATGATCGAACCAAGTACTTCAATTCCTACAAAATGGCCTTCAAGCTCTTCTTCTGGGCAATGATCCGCACGGGAAACCCTCAATACGCAG ATATTCTGGTGTACAACTCAACCAAGACCTTCAACACGACTTGCCTTCAGTCTCTGGTGAGTGGGGTGATGTCCTTGTCCGAAAATCTGAGTCCTTCAGAGGTGGAGGCGTGTTCCACCGGCTTTGCCAAAGGGGAAATTGAGGAAGGGATTCCTTACATTGCGGGCAACACCTTGTGGGCTTTTTACCAATTCACGGTGGTAATTGTGCTCTTAAGCATTCTCAGAGCCCGAATGGTGAACACCTATCATCGAGTCTTCAAGGAAGCTGATGTCCAATGGAAATTCTTCAG GGCCAGTATTTGGTGGAAGTATCTGGATGAGGACAGCATCTTGCCCCCTCCATACACGATTCTGTACTTCCTACACCGTCTCGCCAAGTTCCTGAACCCGGGGTTCAAGGAATGTCAGAAGAACCACACCGAGGACACGCCCCAGGGCCGCCGGAACAAGCACGATCTGGAGGAGCTCATCGAGTTGGACAAACGCGAGTTCGAAAAACGCTACAAGACCTTGATGCTCATGCTCATTTCCCCACAGCATACCAATAAG aATCTGAACAGACACAACAATTGGAcgtcaaaaatgtcaagaccAATGGAGGTTTTGCACATGATTTCTGATTAA
- the LOC131880037 gene encoding short transient receptor potential channel 5-like isoform X1, with product MSRMRRGHRLHSISGFDDIDTFRFYRDDSVLGSYNESKVESEFLDFIRNDDPESILKVIDDPGKTVTLSQNWNFIKRCTKEVVGTGNKELIRAVLEVLTDTNPKSFDVGELFIMETLEAGESDLVICVLEYWMNHDLISSEALQGVSNALDVIHNSVYFAANRRLKDTTTLILAQTAVYCATVDQATQILQDVLQWHEEHSDVVGQSTKLNADAMIHAALEDDRERLAILYSYGYRLGTDTDRRINKDYLKRIKLFKARASPVYKSVVFENSKDIYKDDPLKKCFEYARQARINADKIQDFTKEYTDIAKKCEEFAKGLLDRCTTKHEVQTLLQTRSYRGHTDANFNIAILDGHKEFVAHEKFQQLLHKKWGQRDRLQSSNVPSYNIFWSEKSSLSKAIHILLQVVVFIFLPIVYCIPMFGQCGRRVKILNWFLQQGQIPVNRFIYGEISKGLFFLIVLLTLISEDDVEWYDLLAVCWILSYLLENFRTIHRLYRFGGSSDSKRIFKRWCTFRNLYILATDIVFLVSLILRSVAHFSDQCRAGCPYKGNEIAFVAASIWSFAAVLCFLRSIQGGLMWRQTGPVIISISYMILDVLVFLFVFVIVYIAFTLAMVYVYHVYSDDRTKYFNSYKMAFKLFFWAMIRTGNPQYADILVYNSTKTFNTTCLQSLVSGVMSLSENLSPSEVEACSTGFAKGEIEEGIPYIAGNTLWAFYQFTVVIVLLSILRARMVNTYHRVFKEADVQWKFFRASIWWKYLDEDSILPPPYTILYFLHRLAKFLNPGFKECQKNHTEDTPQGRRNKHDLEELIELDKREFEKRYKTLMLMLISPQHTNKNLNRHNNWTSKMSRPMEVLHMISD from the exons ATGTCTCGTATGCGGAGAGGACATCGTCTTCATTCCATTTCCGGATTTGATGACATCGATACTTTCAG GTTCTACCGAGATGATTCCGTCCTTGGGTCTTATAACGAGTCCAAAGTGGAATCGGAGTTCTTGGACTTCATTCGAAATGACGATCCAGAATCCATTTTGAAAGTCATCGATGATCCGGGAAAGACGGTGACCCTCTCACAAAACTGGAACTTCATCAAGCGATGCACCAAAGAGGTGGTTGGAACCGGGAACAAGGAACTTATTAG AGCTGTGCTCGAGGTCTTGACGGACACCAACCCAAAGTCTTTTGATGTTGGGGAGCTTTTCATAATGGAGACACTGGAAGCCGGCGAAAGTGACTTGGTCATTTGTGTCCTGGAATATTGGATGAACCATGACTTG ATCTCGTCAGAGGCTTTGCAG GGCGTTTCTAATGCGCTAGACGTGATCCATAATAGTGTTTACTTTGCTGCCAACCGAAGACTTAAGGACACAACTACGTTAATATTAGCTCAAACGGCTGTCTACTGCGCCACTGTGGATCAAGCAACTCAAATACTCCAG GATGTCCTTCAATGGCATGAAGAGCACTCCGACGTGGTGGGACAGAGCACCAAATTGAATGCTGACGCCATGATCCATGCGGCCTTGGAAGACGACCGAGAGCGCCTGGCCATTTTATACTCGTATGGTTATCGTCTTGGGACAGACACAGATCGGAGGATAAACAAGGACTATTTAAAGCGGATCAAGTTGTTCAAAGCCCGGGCTAGTCCTGTGTACAAGAGTGTGGTCTTTGAGAACTCTAAGGACATCTACAAGGACGACCCACTGAAGAAGTGCTTTGAGTATGCACGTCAGGCGAGGATCAACGCGGATAAAATACAGGATTTCACTAAGGAGTACACGGACATTGCCAAGAAATGTGAGGAATTCGCCAAGGGCCTATTGGATCGGTGTACCACCAAACACGAGGTGCAGACCCTTCTGCAAACGCGTTCCTATCGCGGTCACACGGACGCCAATTTTAACATTGCCATTTTGGACGGGCACAAAGAATTCGTGGCTCATGAGAAGTTCCAACAACTCCTGCATAAGAAATGGGGCCAACGAGACCGACTCCAATCCAGTAATGTGCCCAGTTACAATATATTTTGGTCCGAGAAGAGCAGCCTTTCGAAGGCCATCCATATTCTGCTTCAAGTGGTGGTGTTTATCTTCCTTCCGATTGTTTACTGTATACCAATGTTTGGCCAATGTGGACGAAGGGTCAAGATCTTGAACTGGTTTCTCCAGCAAGGCCAGATCCCCGTGAATCGATTCATTTACGGCGAGATCTCCAAAGGTTTGTTCTTTCTGATCGTGTTGTTGACCTTGATCTCCGAAGACGACGTCGAGTGGTATGATCTATTGGCCGTATGTTGGatcctttcgtaccttctggAAAATTTTCGAACCATCCATCGCCTATACCGGTTCGGGGGATCCAGTGATAGTAAGCGGATCTTCAAACGATGGTGCACCTTCAGGAACCTGTACATCCTGGCCACGGACATCGTGTTCCTTGTGTCGCTCATCCTGAGATCGGTGGCTCATTTCAGCGACCAATGCCGAGCGGGTTGTCCGTACAAGGGCAACGAGATCGCCTTTGTGGCAGCCTCCATTTGGAGCTTCGCTGCGGTTCTGTGCTTCTTGCGGTCCATCCAAGGTGGTCTCATGTGGCGACAAACGGGTCCGGTCATCATCAGCATCTCCTACATGATCTTGGATGTGTTGGTGTTCCTCTTTGTGTTTGTGATTGTATACATTGCGTTCACGCTCGCGATGGTCTATGTTTATCATGTGTACTCGGATGATCGAACCAAGTACTTCAATTCCTACAAAATGGCCTTCAAGCTCTTCTTCTGGGCAATGATCCGCACGGGAAACCCTCAATACGCAG ATATTCTGGTGTACAACTCAACCAAGACCTTCAACACGACTTGCCTTCAGTCTCTGGTGAGTGGGGTGATGTCCTTGTCCGAAAATCTGAGTCCTTCAGAGGTGGAGGCGTGTTCCACCGGCTTTGCCAAAGGGGAAATTGAGGAAGGGATTCCTTACATTGCGGGCAACACCTTGTGGGCTTTTTACCAATTCACGGTGGTAATTGTGCTCTTAAGCATTCTCAGAGCCCGAATGGTGAACACCTATCATCGAGTCTTCAAGGAAGCTGATGTCCAATGGAAATTCTTCAG GGCCAGTATTTGGTGGAAGTATCTGGATGAGGACAGCATCTTGCCCCCTCCATACACGATTCTGTACTTCCTACACCGTCTCGCCAAGTTCCTGAACCCGGGGTTCAAGGAATGTCAGAAGAACCACACCGAGGACACGCCCCAGGGCCGCCGGAACAAGCACGATCTGGAGGAGCTCATCGAGTTGGACAAACGCGAGTTCGAAAAACGCTACAAGACCTTGATGCTCATGCTCATTTCCCCACAGCATACCAATAAG aATCTGAACAGACACAACAATTGGAcgtcaaaaatgtcaagaccAATGGAGGTTTTGCACATGATTTCTGATTAA
- the LOC131880037 gene encoding short transient receptor potential channel 5-like isoform X2, with amino-acid sequence MSRMRRGHRLHSISGFDDIDTFRFYRDDSVLGSYNESKVESEFLDFIRNDDPESILKVIDDPGKTVTLSQNWNFIKRCTKEVVGTGNKELIRAVLEVLTDTNPKSFDVGELFIMETLEAGESDLVICVLEYWMNHDLGVSNALDVIHNSVYFAANRRLKDTTTLILAQTAVYCATVDQATQILQDVLQWHEEHSDVVGQSTKLNADAMIHAALEDDRERLAILYSYGYRLGTDTDRRINKDYLKRIKLFKARASPVYKSVVFENSKDIYKDDPLKKCFEYARQARINADKIQDFTKEYTDIAKKCEEFAKGLLDRCTTKHEVQTLLQTRSYRGHTDANFNIAILDGHKEFVAHEKFQQLLHKKWGQRDRLQSSNVPSYNIFWSEKSSLSKAIHILLQVVVFIFLPIVYCIPMFGQCGRRVKILNWFLQQGQIPVNRFIYGEISKGLFFLIVLLTLISEDDVEWYDLLAVCWILSYLLENFRTIHRLYRFGGSSDSKRIFKRWCTFRNLYILATDIVFLVSLILRSVAHFSDQCRAGCPYKGNEIAFVAASIWSFAAVLCFLRSIQGGLMWRQTGPVIISISYMILDVLVFLFVFVIVYIAFTLAMVYVYHVYSDDRTKYFNSYKMAFKLFFWAMIRTGNPQYADILVYNSTKTFNTTCLQSLVSGVMSLSENLSPSEVEACSTGFAKGEIEEGIPYIAGNTLWAFYQFTVVIVLLSILRARMVNTYHRVFKEADVQWKFFRASIWWKYLDEDSILPPPYTILYFLHRLAKFLNPGFKECQKNHTEDTPQGRRNKHDLEELIELDKREFEKRYKTLMLMLISPQHTNKNLNRHNNWTSKMSRPMEVLHMISD; translated from the exons ATGTCTCGTATGCGGAGAGGACATCGTCTTCATTCCATTTCCGGATTTGATGACATCGATACTTTCAG GTTCTACCGAGATGATTCCGTCCTTGGGTCTTATAACGAGTCCAAAGTGGAATCGGAGTTCTTGGACTTCATTCGAAATGACGATCCAGAATCCATTTTGAAAGTCATCGATGATCCGGGAAAGACGGTGACCCTCTCACAAAACTGGAACTTCATCAAGCGATGCACCAAAGAGGTGGTTGGAACCGGGAACAAGGAACTTATTAG AGCTGTGCTCGAGGTCTTGACGGACACCAACCCAAAGTCTTTTGATGTTGGGGAGCTTTTCATAATGGAGACACTGGAAGCCGGCGAAAGTGACTTGGTCATTTGTGTCCTGGAATATTGGATGAACCATGACTTG GGCGTTTCTAATGCGCTAGACGTGATCCATAATAGTGTTTACTTTGCTGCCAACCGAAGACTTAAGGACACAACTACGTTAATATTAGCTCAAACGGCTGTCTACTGCGCCACTGTGGATCAAGCAACTCAAATACTCCAG GATGTCCTTCAATGGCATGAAGAGCACTCCGACGTGGTGGGACAGAGCACCAAATTGAATGCTGACGCCATGATCCATGCGGCCTTGGAAGACGACCGAGAGCGCCTGGCCATTTTATACTCGTATGGTTATCGTCTTGGGACAGACACAGATCGGAGGATAAACAAGGACTATTTAAAGCGGATCAAGTTGTTCAAAGCCCGGGCTAGTCCTGTGTACAAGAGTGTGGTCTTTGAGAACTCTAAGGACATCTACAAGGACGACCCACTGAAGAAGTGCTTTGAGTATGCACGTCAGGCGAGGATCAACGCGGATAAAATACAGGATTTCACTAAGGAGTACACGGACATTGCCAAGAAATGTGAGGAATTCGCCAAGGGCCTATTGGATCGGTGTACCACCAAACACGAGGTGCAGACCCTTCTGCAAACGCGTTCCTATCGCGGTCACACGGACGCCAATTTTAACATTGCCATTTTGGACGGGCACAAAGAATTCGTGGCTCATGAGAAGTTCCAACAACTCCTGCATAAGAAATGGGGCCAACGAGACCGACTCCAATCCAGTAATGTGCCCAGTTACAATATATTTTGGTCCGAGAAGAGCAGCCTTTCGAAGGCCATCCATATTCTGCTTCAAGTGGTGGTGTTTATCTTCCTTCCGATTGTTTACTGTATACCAATGTTTGGCCAATGTGGACGAAGGGTCAAGATCTTGAACTGGTTTCTCCAGCAAGGCCAGATCCCCGTGAATCGATTCATTTACGGCGAGATCTCCAAAGGTTTGTTCTTTCTGATCGTGTTGTTGACCTTGATCTCCGAAGACGACGTCGAGTGGTATGATCTATTGGCCGTATGTTGGatcctttcgtaccttctggAAAATTTTCGAACCATCCATCGCCTATACCGGTTCGGGGGATCCAGTGATAGTAAGCGGATCTTCAAACGATGGTGCACCTTCAGGAACCTGTACATCCTGGCCACGGACATCGTGTTCCTTGTGTCGCTCATCCTGAGATCGGTGGCTCATTTCAGCGACCAATGCCGAGCGGGTTGTCCGTACAAGGGCAACGAGATCGCCTTTGTGGCAGCCTCCATTTGGAGCTTCGCTGCGGTTCTGTGCTTCTTGCGGTCCATCCAAGGTGGTCTCATGTGGCGACAAACGGGTCCGGTCATCATCAGCATCTCCTACATGATCTTGGATGTGTTGGTGTTCCTCTTTGTGTTTGTGATTGTATACATTGCGTTCACGCTCGCGATGGTCTATGTTTATCATGTGTACTCGGATGATCGAACCAAGTACTTCAATTCCTACAAAATGGCCTTCAAGCTCTTCTTCTGGGCAATGATCCGCACGGGAAACCCTCAATACGCAG ATATTCTGGTGTACAACTCAACCAAGACCTTCAACACGACTTGCCTTCAGTCTCTGGTGAGTGGGGTGATGTCCTTGTCCGAAAATCTGAGTCCTTCAGAGGTGGAGGCGTGTTCCACCGGCTTTGCCAAAGGGGAAATTGAGGAAGGGATTCCTTACATTGCGGGCAACACCTTGTGGGCTTTTTACCAATTCACGGTGGTAATTGTGCTCTTAAGCATTCTCAGAGCCCGAATGGTGAACACCTATCATCGAGTCTTCAAGGAAGCTGATGTCCAATGGAAATTCTTCAG GGCCAGTATTTGGTGGAAGTATCTGGATGAGGACAGCATCTTGCCCCCTCCATACACGATTCTGTACTTCCTACACCGTCTCGCCAAGTTCCTGAACCCGGGGTTCAAGGAATGTCAGAAGAACCACACCGAGGACACGCCCCAGGGCCGCCGGAACAAGCACGATCTGGAGGAGCTCATCGAGTTGGACAAACGCGAGTTCGAAAAACGCTACAAGACCTTGATGCTCATGCTCATTTCCCCACAGCATACCAATAAG aATCTGAACAGACACAACAATTGGAcgtcaaaaatgtcaagaccAATGGAGGTTTTGCACATGATTTCTGATTAA
- the LOC131880037 gene encoding short transient receptor potential channel 5-like isoform X5, with translation MSRMRRGHRLHSISGFDDIDTFRFYRDDSVLGSYNESKVESEFLDFIRNDDPESILKVIDDPGKTVTLSQNWNFIKRCTKEVVGTGNKELIRAVLEVLTDTNPKSFDVGELFIMETLEAGESDLVICVLEYWMNHDLISSEALQGVSNALDVIHNSVYFAANRRLKDTTTLILAQTAVYCATVDQATQILQDVLQWHEEHSDVVGQSTKLNADAMIHAALEDDRERLAILYSYGYRLGTDTDRRINKDYLKRIKLFKARASPVYKSVVFENSKDIYKDDPLKKCFEYARQARINADKIQDFTKEYTDIAKKCEEFAKGLLDRCTTKHEVQTLLQTRSYRGHTDANFNIAILDGHKEFVAHEKFQQLLHKKWGQRDRLQSSNVPSYNIFWSEKSSLSKAIHILLQVVVFIFLPIVYCIPMFGQCGRRVKILNWFLQQGQIPVNRFIYGEISKGLFFLIVLLTLISEDDVEWYDLLAVCWILSYLLENFRTIHRLYRFGGSSDSKRIFKRWCTFRNLYILATDIVFLVSLILRSVAHFSDQCRAGCPYKGNEIAFVAASIWSFAAVLCFLRSIQGGLMWRQTGPVIISISYMILDVLVFLFVFVIVYIAFTLAMVYVYHVYSDDRTKYFNSYKMAFKLFFWAMIRTGNPQYADILVYNSTKTFNTTCLQSLVSGVMSLSENLSPSEVEACSTGFAKGEIEEGIPYIAGNTLWAFYQFTVVIVLLSILRARMVNTYHRVFKEADVQWKFFRI, from the exons ATGTCTCGTATGCGGAGAGGACATCGTCTTCATTCCATTTCCGGATTTGATGACATCGATACTTTCAG GTTCTACCGAGATGATTCCGTCCTTGGGTCTTATAACGAGTCCAAAGTGGAATCGGAGTTCTTGGACTTCATTCGAAATGACGATCCAGAATCCATTTTGAAAGTCATCGATGATCCGGGAAAGACGGTGACCCTCTCACAAAACTGGAACTTCATCAAGCGATGCACCAAAGAGGTGGTTGGAACCGGGAACAAGGAACTTATTAG AGCTGTGCTCGAGGTCTTGACGGACACCAACCCAAAGTCTTTTGATGTTGGGGAGCTTTTCATAATGGAGACACTGGAAGCCGGCGAAAGTGACTTGGTCATTTGTGTCCTGGAATATTGGATGAACCATGACTTG ATCTCGTCAGAGGCTTTGCAG GGCGTTTCTAATGCGCTAGACGTGATCCATAATAGTGTTTACTTTGCTGCCAACCGAAGACTTAAGGACACAACTACGTTAATATTAGCTCAAACGGCTGTCTACTGCGCCACTGTGGATCAAGCAACTCAAATACTCCAG GATGTCCTTCAATGGCATGAAGAGCACTCCGACGTGGTGGGACAGAGCACCAAATTGAATGCTGACGCCATGATCCATGCGGCCTTGGAAGACGACCGAGAGCGCCTGGCCATTTTATACTCGTATGGTTATCGTCTTGGGACAGACACAGATCGGAGGATAAACAAGGACTATTTAAAGCGGATCAAGTTGTTCAAAGCCCGGGCTAGTCCTGTGTACAAGAGTGTGGTCTTTGAGAACTCTAAGGACATCTACAAGGACGACCCACTGAAGAAGTGCTTTGAGTATGCACGTCAGGCGAGGATCAACGCGGATAAAATACAGGATTTCACTAAGGAGTACACGGACATTGCCAAGAAATGTGAGGAATTCGCCAAGGGCCTATTGGATCGGTGTACCACCAAACACGAGGTGCAGACCCTTCTGCAAACGCGTTCCTATCGCGGTCACACGGACGCCAATTTTAACATTGCCATTTTGGACGGGCACAAAGAATTCGTGGCTCATGAGAAGTTCCAACAACTCCTGCATAAGAAATGGGGCCAACGAGACCGACTCCAATCCAGTAATGTGCCCAGTTACAATATATTTTGGTCCGAGAAGAGCAGCCTTTCGAAGGCCATCCATATTCTGCTTCAAGTGGTGGTGTTTATCTTCCTTCCGATTGTTTACTGTATACCAATGTTTGGCCAATGTGGACGAAGGGTCAAGATCTTGAACTGGTTTCTCCAGCAAGGCCAGATCCCCGTGAATCGATTCATTTACGGCGAGATCTCCAAAGGTTTGTTCTTTCTGATCGTGTTGTTGACCTTGATCTCCGAAGACGACGTCGAGTGGTATGATCTATTGGCCGTATGTTGGatcctttcgtaccttctggAAAATTTTCGAACCATCCATCGCCTATACCGGTTCGGGGGATCCAGTGATAGTAAGCGGATCTTCAAACGATGGTGCACCTTCAGGAACCTGTACATCCTGGCCACGGACATCGTGTTCCTTGTGTCGCTCATCCTGAGATCGGTGGCTCATTTCAGCGACCAATGCCGAGCGGGTTGTCCGTACAAGGGCAACGAGATCGCCTTTGTGGCAGCCTCCATTTGGAGCTTCGCTGCGGTTCTGTGCTTCTTGCGGTCCATCCAAGGTGGTCTCATGTGGCGACAAACGGGTCCGGTCATCATCAGCATCTCCTACATGATCTTGGATGTGTTGGTGTTCCTCTTTGTGTTTGTGATTGTATACATTGCGTTCACGCTCGCGATGGTCTATGTTTATCATGTGTACTCGGATGATCGAACCAAGTACTTCAATTCCTACAAAATGGCCTTCAAGCTCTTCTTCTGGGCAATGATCCGCACGGGAAACCCTCAATACGCAG ATATTCTGGTGTACAACTCAACCAAGACCTTCAACACGACTTGCCTTCAGTCTCTGGTGAGTGGGGTGATGTCCTTGTCCGAAAATCTGAGTCCTTCAGAGGTGGAGGCGTGTTCCACCGGCTTTGCCAAAGGGGAAATTGAGGAAGGGATTCCTTACATTGCGGGCAACACCTTGTGGGCTTTTTACCAATTCACGGTGGTAATTGTGCTCTTAAGCATTCTCAGAGCCCGAATGGTGAACACCTATCATCGAGTCTTCAAGGAAGCTGATGTCCAATGGAAATTCTTCAG aATCTGA